A single window of Oerskovia paurometabola DNA harbors:
- a CDS encoding PadR family transcriptional regulator, protein MASVFAHGELRLYLLALLESGPKHGYELMTELSDRFGGTYRPSAGTIYPRLARLEGEGLVRRSDSARKSTYELTPAGRAEVAARRADVAALEDGIAQTVRTRAHALRADIEGSMQGLRAELAAAAQEARVRPRPAATPDPRRGESYARRVEAEAMVQRFRDDVRADLRRADASSAVTELTLETLRTVLDSARRAVRGTLP, encoded by the coding sequence ATGGCCTCCGTCTTCGCCCACGGAGAGCTCCGGCTCTACCTCCTCGCGCTGCTCGAGTCCGGGCCCAAGCACGGCTACGAGCTCATGACCGAGCTGAGCGACCGCTTCGGGGGGACCTACCGCCCCAGCGCCGGCACCATCTACCCGCGCCTCGCCCGGCTCGAGGGGGAGGGCCTCGTGCGGCGCAGCGACAGCGCCCGCAAGTCCACGTACGAGCTCACGCCCGCCGGGAGGGCCGAGGTCGCGGCCCGCCGGGCGGACGTCGCGGCGCTCGAGGACGGGATCGCCCAGACCGTGCGCACCCGGGCGCACGCCCTGCGCGCCGACATCGAGGGCTCGATGCAGGGGCTGCGCGCCGAGCTCGCGGCCGCGGCCCAGGAGGCGCGTGTCCGCCCGCGACCCGCCGCCACCCCGGACCCTCGCCGCGGCGAGTCCTACGCCCGCCGTGTCGAGGCCGAGGCCATGGTGCAGCGGTTCCGCGACGACGTCCGCGCCGACCTCCGGCGAGCCGACGCGAGCAGCGCGGTCACCGAGCTGACGCTCGAGACGCTGCGGACGGTCCTGGACTCCGCCCGGCGGGCGGTCCGGGGGACGCTGCCGTGA
- a CDS encoding sensor histidine kinase: MTSGPRTIRPHLPDVRPLDSFRSLKIKLGVLVFATVTLAVLITWLGQQNKLGPTRTFPLAIVLSLLLTQILARGMTSPLREMTAAAQSMADGDYTRRVRATSRDEVGQLAVAFNIMAEDLASSDQMRRELIANVSHELRTPIAALQAQLENVVDGVSEANPATMEMALAQTERLTRLVTYLLDLSRIEAGAAALNFQDIPLGDFLEENADAVSMVEAGKQLQYVVDVTPEDLTLPADPERLRQIITNLLQNAIRHSPQNGEIRLEAYPVDDDVVIEVIDQGPGIAKKDRERIFERFARGNAPSQGHSSTGGTGIGLAIVRWAVDLHGGRIEVADSLQGATMRLTFPARPQPHTTGLPDDLPEILGHPGTPRPTGQEGRSADDSE; this comes from the coding sequence GTGACCTCCGGCCCCCGGACCATCCGCCCCCACCTCCCGGACGTCCGGCCCCTCGACTCGTTCCGGTCGCTCAAGATCAAGCTCGGCGTGCTGGTCTTCGCGACCGTCACGCTCGCGGTCCTCATCACGTGGCTCGGGCAGCAGAACAAGCTCGGCCCGACCCGCACGTTCCCCCTCGCGATCGTGCTCTCGCTCCTGCTCACGCAGATCCTGGCGCGCGGCATGACCTCGCCCCTGCGCGAGATGACGGCGGCCGCGCAGTCCATGGCCGACGGCGACTACACCCGCCGCGTGCGCGCGACGAGCCGCGACGAGGTCGGCCAGCTCGCGGTCGCGTTCAACATCATGGCCGAGGACCTGGCGTCCTCGGACCAGATGCGGCGAGAGCTCATCGCGAACGTGTCGCACGAGCTGCGCACCCCCATCGCGGCGCTCCAGGCCCAGCTCGAGAACGTCGTCGACGGCGTGAGCGAGGCGAACCCGGCGACCATGGAGATGGCGCTCGCCCAGACCGAGCGCCTGACCCGCCTCGTGACGTACCTCCTGGACCTGTCCCGGATCGAGGCGGGTGCCGCGGCCCTCAACTTCCAGGACATCCCGCTCGGTGACTTCCTGGAGGAGAACGCCGACGCCGTCTCGATGGTCGAGGCCGGCAAGCAGCTCCAGTACGTGGTCGACGTGACCCCCGAGGACCTGACGCTGCCCGCGGACCCCGAGCGGTTGCGCCAGATCATCACCAACCTGCTCCAGAACGCGATCCGGCACTCGCCCCAGAACGGCGAGATCCGCCTCGAGGCCTACCCCGTGGACGACGACGTGGTGATCGAGGTCATCGACCAGGGACCGGGCATCGCGAAGAAGGACCGCGAGCGGATCTTCGAGCGCTTCGCGCGGGGCAACGCCCCCTCGCAGGGCCACTCGTCGACCGGGGGGACCGGGATCGGGCTCGCGATCGTCCGCTGGGCGGTCGACCTGCACGGCGGCCGCATCGAGGTCGCGGACTCCCTGCAGGGCGCGACCATGCGACTGACCTTCCCGGCCCGTCCTCAGCCCCACACGACGGGGCTGCCGGACGACCTTCCGGAGATCCTGGGACATCCCGGGACACCTCGGCCGACCGGCCAGGAAGGGCGCTCTGCGGACGACTCAGAGTGA
- a CDS encoding response regulator transcription factor, giving the protein MTASAFPTGTGATSAGGPAGTPAQSANILVVEDEPAIATAIAQRLSAEGWRVEVARDGLSGVEAATRLRPDVIVLDVMLPGIDGLEVTRRIQAEQPVPILMLTARDDETDMLIGLGVGADDYMTKPFSMRELVARVKALLRRVDRAAQAATSTPTDPPMVVGDVVIDRAQRRVHRAGEEVHLTPTEFELLVMLASSPKTVLTRERLLAEVWDWADASGTRTVDSHIKALRRKLGPDLIRTVHGVGYAFEPPVA; this is encoded by the coding sequence ATGACAGCCAGCGCATTCCCCACCGGCACCGGCGCGACGAGCGCTGGTGGTCCCGCAGGCACACCCGCGCAGTCCGCGAACATCCTCGTCGTCGAGGACGAGCCGGCGATCGCCACGGCCATCGCCCAGCGCCTGAGCGCCGAGGGCTGGCGCGTCGAGGTCGCACGCGACGGGCTCTCGGGCGTCGAGGCCGCGACCCGCCTGCGACCCGACGTGATCGTGCTCGACGTGATGCTGCCGGGCATCGACGGCCTCGAGGTCACGCGCCGCATCCAGGCCGAGCAGCCCGTCCCCATCCTCATGCTGACGGCGCGCGACGACGAGACGGACATGCTCATCGGGCTCGGGGTCGGCGCCGACGACTACATGACCAAGCCGTTCTCGATGCGCGAGCTGGTCGCCCGGGTCAAGGCGCTCCTGCGGCGCGTCGACCGCGCGGCCCAGGCGGCGACGTCGACCCCCACGGACCCGCCCATGGTCGTGGGCGACGTCGTGATCGACCGCGCCCAGCGGCGCGTGCACCGCGCGGGCGAGGAGGTCCACCTGACCCCCACCGAGTTCGAGCTGCTCGTCATGCTGGCCAGCTCGCCCAAGACCGTCCTCACGCGCGAGCGTCTCCTCGCCGAGGTCTGGGACTGGGCCGACGCGAGCGGGACCCGCACGGTCGACTCCCACATCAAGGCGCTGCGCCGCAAGCTCGGACCGGACCTGATCCGCACGGTCCACGGGGTCGGGTACGCGTTCGAGCCCCCGGTCGCGTGA
- a CDS encoding multifunctional oxoglutarate decarboxylase/oxoglutarate dehydrogenase thiamine pyrophosphate-binding subunit/dihydrolipoyllysine-residue succinyltransferase subunit: protein MSPKAESESISAASSVFGANEWLVDELYEQYLKDKNAVDPAWWEFFADYRPGDKASEVNGSSTPAAPAAPVAGTTTQPVATPAPAVQIPANAPATPPARTAAVPATDGSAAGESAQRPKSPVVPADPTVNAAIAAVKANRPVATAQPATAPYAAVAAAKSKSDTPDAADDVQKLRGPAARVVVNMEASLEVPTATSVRAVPAKLMVDNRIVINNHLARGRGGKISFTHLIGYALVEALGEMPAMNASYTQLDGKPAVNNPAHVNFGLAIDLAKPDGTRQLLVPSVKKAEQMDFAQFWAAYEDLVRRARGNKLTVDDFAGTTISLTNPGGIGTVHSVPRLMQGQGTIIGVGAMDYPAEFAGASVEQLARLGVSKVLTITSTYDHRIIQGAQSGEFLRILGTKLIGEDGFYDRVFAALRIPYEPVRWTRDNTTDAEIEAAKPAKIAELIHSFRSRGHLMADTDPLAYRQRKHPDLDVQTHDLTLWDLDRTFPTGGFGGKTKSTLRDILGLLRDSYCRSIGIEYMHLADRAQRRWLQERLESGYARTPREDQLRILRRLNSAEAFETFLQTKFVGQKRFSLEGGESVIPLLDAVLSKAADGGLDEVCIGMAHRGRLNVLANIAGKSYAQIFAEFEGNQDPKSVQGSGDVKYHLGTEGTFSAESGAQTRVYLAANPSHLEAVDPVLEGIVRAKQDRIDLGGDGFSVLPILIHGDAAFAGQGVVPEVLNLAQLRGYRTGGTIHVIINNQVGFTTGPSSSRSTLYSTDVAKGYQVPIFHVNGDDPEACVRVAELAFAFREQFDRDVIIDMICYRRRGHNEGDDPSMTQPLMYNLIEAKRSVRKLYTENLVARGDITLEEAEHVLQDYQAQLERVFTETKEGGFTPSPATEPVAGLERPESQREDAGTMVGWKTAIDQSIIERVGQVHVSPPEGFTVHPKLAQLLEKRNQMSANGGIDWGYGELLAFGSLLVEGTPVRLAGQDSRRGTFVQRHAVLHDRETGAEWTPLLYLSADQAKFWVYDSSLSEYAALGFEYGYSVERPDALVLWEAQFGDFVNGAQTVIDEFISSAEQKWGQNSSVVMLLPHGYEGQGPDHSSARIERFLQMCAENNLTVAQPSTPASYFHLLRQQAYARPRRPLVVFTPKQLLRLKAAASGVEDFTTGTFQPVLGDPTANPASVDRVLLCTGRVYYDLVAERAKRGDDKTAIVRLEQLYPLDVDGIRRELAKYAGAEVVWVQDEPENQGAWSFVHVNLPEDLPRVRVVSRPASASTAAGTAKKHQAQQAVLLEQAFAR from the coding sequence GTGTCCCCGAAGGCTGAGTCAGAGTCGATCAGCGCAGCAAGTTCTGTGTTCGGCGCCAACGAATGGCTCGTCGACGAGCTCTACGAGCAATACCTCAAGGACAAGAACGCGGTCGACCCCGCGTGGTGGGAGTTCTTCGCGGACTACCGTCCCGGGGACAAGGCGAGCGAGGTGAACGGGAGCAGCACGCCTGCCGCCCCCGCCGCCCCCGTCGCCGGGACCACGACGCAGCCCGTCGCGACCCCGGCCCCCGCGGTCCAGATCCCGGCGAACGCACCGGCAACGCCGCCGGCCCGTACGGCCGCCGTCCCCGCGACCGACGGCTCGGCCGCCGGCGAGTCGGCGCAGCGCCCCAAGTCCCCCGTGGTCCCCGCCGACCCGACCGTCAACGCCGCGATCGCGGCCGTGAAGGCCAACCGCCCGGTCGCGACCGCACAGCCGGCGACGGCCCCGTACGCCGCGGTCGCCGCAGCGAAGTCGAAGTCCGACACGCCCGACGCCGCGGACGACGTCCAGAAGCTGCGCGGCCCCGCCGCGCGCGTCGTCGTGAACATGGAGGCGAGCCTCGAGGTCCCCACGGCGACCTCCGTGCGCGCCGTGCCGGCCAAGCTCATGGTCGACAACCGCATCGTGATCAACAACCACCTCGCCCGTGGGCGCGGCGGCAAGATCTCGTTCACGCACCTCATCGGGTACGCGCTCGTCGAGGCCCTCGGCGAGATGCCGGCCATGAACGCGAGCTACACGCAGCTCGACGGCAAGCCTGCGGTGAACAACCCGGCGCACGTCAACTTCGGTCTCGCGATCGACCTCGCCAAGCCGGACGGCACCCGCCAGCTCCTCGTGCCGAGCGTCAAGAAGGCCGAGCAGATGGACTTCGCCCAGTTCTGGGCGGCCTACGAGGACCTGGTCCGCCGGGCTCGTGGCAACAAGCTCACGGTCGACGACTTCGCCGGCACCACGATCTCGCTCACCAACCCCGGTGGCATCGGCACCGTGCACTCGGTCCCGCGCCTCATGCAGGGCCAGGGCACGATCATCGGCGTCGGCGCCATGGACTACCCCGCGGAGTTCGCGGGCGCCTCGGTCGAGCAGCTCGCGCGCCTCGGCGTCTCGAAGGTCCTGACGATCACGTCGACCTACGACCACCGCATCATCCAGGGCGCCCAGTCCGGCGAGTTCCTGCGCATCCTCGGCACCAAGCTGATCGGTGAGGACGGGTTCTACGACCGCGTCTTCGCTGCGCTGCGCATCCCCTACGAGCCGGTCCGCTGGACCCGCGACAACACGACGGACGCCGAGATCGAGGCCGCCAAGCCCGCCAAGATCGCCGAGCTCATCCACTCGTTCCGCTCGCGCGGCCACCTCATGGCGGACACCGACCCGCTCGCCTACCGCCAGCGCAAGCACCCGGACCTCGACGTCCAGACCCACGACCTCACGCTGTGGGACCTGGACCGCACCTTCCCCACGGGCGGGTTCGGCGGCAAGACCAAGTCGACGCTGCGCGACATCCTCGGCCTGCTGCGCGACTCGTACTGCCGCTCGATCGGCATCGAGTACATGCACCTCGCGGACCGCGCCCAGCGCCGCTGGCTCCAGGAACGCCTCGAGTCCGGGTACGCCCGCACCCCGCGCGAGGACCAGCTGCGGATCCTGCGCCGCCTGAACTCCGCAGAGGCCTTCGAGACCTTCCTGCAGACCAAGTTCGTCGGCCAGAAGCGCTTCTCGCTCGAGGGTGGCGAGTCCGTCATCCCGCTGCTCGACGCGGTGCTGTCCAAGGCGGCCGACGGCGGCCTCGACGAGGTCTGCATCGGCATGGCGCACCGTGGCCGCCTCAACGTCCTCGCGAACATCGCGGGCAAGAGCTACGCGCAGATCTTCGCGGAGTTCGAGGGCAACCAGGACCCCAAGAGCGTCCAGGGCTCGGGCGACGTCAAGTACCACCTCGGCACCGAGGGCACGTTCTCGGCCGAGTCGGGTGCGCAGACGCGCGTCTACCTCGCGGCCAACCCCTCGCACCTCGAGGCGGTCGACCCGGTGCTCGAGGGCATCGTGCGCGCCAAGCAGGACCGCATCGACCTGGGCGGCGACGGGTTCTCCGTCCTGCCGATCCTCATCCACGGCGACGCGGCCTTCGCGGGCCAGGGCGTGGTCCCCGAGGTCCTGAACCTCGCGCAGCTGCGCGGGTACCGCACGGGCGGAACGATCCACGTCATCATCAACAACCAGGTCGGCTTCACCACGGGCCCGTCCTCGTCGCGCTCGACGCTCTACTCGACCGACGTCGCCAAGGGCTACCAGGTCCCGATCTTCCACGTGAACGGTGACGACCCGGAGGCGTGCGTGCGCGTCGCCGAGCTCGCCTTCGCGTTCCGCGAGCAGTTCGACCGCGACGTGATCATCGACATGATCTGCTACCGCCGCCGCGGGCACAACGAGGGCGACGACCCCTCGATGACGCAGCCGCTCATGTACAACCTGATCGAGGCCAAGCGCTCGGTGCGCAAGCTCTACACCGAGAACCTCGTCGCACGCGGCGACATCACGCTCGAGGAGGCCGAGCACGTCCTGCAGGACTACCAGGCCCAGCTCGAGCGCGTCTTCACCGAGACCAAGGAGGGCGGCTTCACCCCGTCGCCCGCGACCGAGCCCGTCGCGGGCCTGGAGCGTCCTGAGTCCCAGCGTGAGGACGCCGGCACGATGGTCGGGTGGAAGACCGCGATCGACCAGTCGATCATCGAGCGCGTGGGTCAGGTGCACGTCTCGCCGCCCGAGGGCTTCACGGTCCACCCCAAGCTGGCTCAGCTCCTCGAGAAGCGCAACCAGATGTCCGCCAACGGCGGCATCGACTGGGGCTACGGCGAGCTGCTCGCCTTCGGCTCGCTGCTCGTGGAGGGCACGCCCGTGCGCCTCGCCGGGCAGGACTCGCGTCGCGGCACGTTCGTGCAGCGCCACGCCGTCCTGCACGACCGCGAGACGGGTGCCGAGTGGACCCCGCTGCTGTACCTGTCGGCGGACCAGGCGAAGTTCTGGGTCTACGACTCCTCGCTGAGCGAGTACGCGGCCCTCGGCTTCGAGTACGGCTACTCGGTCGAGCGTCCTGACGCCCTGGTGCTGTGGGAGGCGCAGTTCGGCGACTTCGTCAACGGCGCACAGACCGTCATCGACGAGTTCATCTCCTCGGCCGAGCAGAAGTGGGGCCAGAACTCCTCGGTCGTCATGCTGCTGCCGCACGGCTACGAGGGGCAGGGGCCGGACCACTCGTCGGCGCGTATCGAGCGCTTCCTGCAGATGTGCGCCGAGAACAACCTCACGGTCGCGCAGCCCTCCACGCCGGCGTCGTACTTCCACCTGCTGCGTCAGCAGGCGTACGCCCGCCCGCGTCGTCCGCTCGTGGTGTTCACGCCCAAGCAGCTGCTGCGTCTCAAGGCGGCCGCGTCCGGGGTCGAGGACTTCACGACCGGCACGTTCCAGCCGGTGCTCGGGGACCCGACGGCGAACCCCGCGTCCGTGGACCGCGTCCTGCTCTGCACGGGCCGCGTCTACTACGACCTGGTCGCCGAGCGCGCCAAGCGTGGGGACGACAAGACGGCCATCGTCCGCCTCGAGCAGCTCTACCCGCTCGACGTGGACGGCATCCGCCGGGAGCTCGCCAAGTACGCGGGCGCCGAGGTCGTGTGGGTCCAGGACGAGCCGGAGAACCAGGGTGCGTGGTCGTTCGTCCACGTGAACCTGCCCGAGGACCTGCCTCGCGTCCGGGTCGTCTCACGCCCCGCGTCGGCCTCGACCGCTGCCGGTACGGCCAAGAAGCACCAGGCACAGCAGGCCGTCCTCCTCGAGCAGGCGTTCGCCCGCTGA
- a CDS encoding GDSL-type esterase/lipase family protein → MGEPEVRICVVGDELSAGVGDAKGLGWAGRVVARTRFPGTAMIFPLAIPGETTTAMSQRWDAETTRRFDHDPEADNRLVLALGRHDLDAGLSVARSRLNLANVLDVAEHRRLPTFVVGPPPGRPEDNDRVAELSAAFADVANRRRVPYVDTFTPLVTHEQWLADLATSGGGYPGQAGYGLMAWLVLHTGWHAWLGLPDDVT, encoded by the coding sequence GTGGGAGAACCTGAAGTACGGATCTGCGTGGTCGGCGACGAGCTGAGCGCGGGCGTCGGCGACGCCAAGGGCCTCGGCTGGGCCGGGCGCGTGGTCGCGCGCACCCGTTTCCCGGGGACGGCGATGATCTTTCCTCTCGCGATCCCGGGCGAGACGACGACGGCGATGAGCCAGCGCTGGGACGCCGAGACGACCAGGCGTTTCGACCACGACCCCGAGGCCGACAACCGGCTCGTCCTCGCCCTGGGCCGTCACGACCTCGACGCGGGCCTGTCGGTCGCGCGGTCGCGCCTGAACCTGGCGAACGTCCTGGACGTGGCCGAGCACCGTCGTCTGCCGACGTTCGTCGTCGGCCCGCCGCCGGGCCGTCCCGAGGACAACGACCGGGTCGCCGAGCTCTCGGCGGCCTTCGCGGACGTGGCCAACCGGCGGCGCGTCCCGTACGTCGACACGTTCACGCCCCTGGTCACGCACGAGCAGTGGCTCGCGGACCTCGCGACGAGCGGCGGCGGGTACCCGGGCCAGGCGGGTTACGGCCTCATGGCCTGGCTCGTCCTGCACACGGGCTGGCACGCGTGGCTCGGCCTGCCCGACGACGTCACGTAG
- a CDS encoding aldose 1-epimerase family protein, which translates to MNIHPPSGSQIHIEHGDHRATLTEVGATVRTYSVAGRDVFTPFGEDEIAPASHGAVLLPWPNRLRDGQYTFDGIEHQLPVTEVPRSTAIHGLVCWERWDVVEQSPSAVTFELHLVPTPGYPFALVARVTYALSDAGLRVTARTTNVGTTDAPYGVGFHPWLSPGDASVDECTLRLDARTRVTTDERLLPTGTEPAAGDYDLREPRLLAGIDLDDAYVDVLRDEDDLSWMRLAAPDGRTAAVWMDPSMGTWQVCTGDHVSAAGYRRTGVAAEPMSCVADAFRTGERLVRLAPGASHEAVWGATLL; encoded by the coding sequence GTGAACATCCACCCGCCCTCCGGTTCCCAGATCCACATCGAGCACGGTGACCACCGTGCCACGCTCACGGAGGTCGGTGCGACCGTCCGGACGTACTCGGTCGCCGGGCGGGACGTCTTCACCCCTTTCGGCGAGGACGAGATCGCCCCCGCGTCGCACGGGGCCGTGCTGCTGCCCTGGCCCAACCGCCTGCGCGACGGGCAGTACACGTTCGACGGGATCGAGCACCAGCTCCCGGTCACCGAGGTGCCGCGGAGCACTGCCATCCACGGCCTGGTGTGCTGGGAGCGCTGGGACGTCGTCGAGCAGTCCCCCTCGGCCGTGACCTTCGAGCTGCACCTCGTCCCCACGCCCGGCTACCCGTTCGCCCTCGTGGCCCGCGTCACGTACGCGCTGAGCGACGCGGGGCTGCGCGTCACGGCCCGCACGACGAACGTGGGCACGACCGACGCACCCTACGGCGTCGGGTTCCACCCGTGGCTGTCCCCGGGCGACGCATCGGTCGACGAGTGCACGCTGCGCCTCGACGCGCGCACGCGCGTCACCACGGACGAACGGCTGCTGCCGACGGGCACCGAGCCCGCGGCGGGCGACTACGACCTGCGTGAGCCCCGCCTGCTCGCGGGCATCGACCTCGACGACGCGTACGTCGACGTCCTGCGGGACGAGGACGACCTGTCCTGGATGCGCCTGGCCGCTCCCGACGGCCGCACGGCAGCGGTGTGGATGGACCCCTCGATGGGCACGTGGCAGGTGTGCACCGGCGACCACGTCTCGGCGGCCGGGTACCGGCGCACGGGGGTCGCGGCCGAGCCCATGAGCTGCGTCGCGGACGCGTTCCGGACGGGCGAGCGCCTCGTCCGGCTCGCCCCCGGGGCCTCGCACGAGGCCGTGTGGGGTGCGACGCTCCTCTGA
- a CDS encoding aldo/keto reductase, with translation MERRVLGRTGRLVSVVGLGTWQLGADWGEVSEADARAVLDASAESGVTFFDTADVYGDGRSEEIIGSYLADNPGAGITVATKMGRRAPQEPASYTLANFREWTDRSRRNLRTDRLDLVQLHCPPSSVVDDDEVYDALDTLVAEGAVAAYGVSVETVDEALAAIARPGVATVQIILNAFRLKPLDEVLPAASEAGVGIIARVPLASGLLSGKYTRETTFAENDHRSFNRDGSAFDVGETFSGVDFATGLTAAGEFTALVHDVLGPDVTPAQAAIAWIWQQPGVSTVIPGARNVDQARANAEAGSAEVLGPLFASGVREIYDRYLREQVHGRW, from the coding sequence ATGGAACGACGAGTGCTCGGACGCACCGGACGACTGGTCTCGGTCGTCGGGCTCGGCACCTGGCAGCTCGGGGCGGACTGGGGTGAGGTCAGCGAGGCCGACGCCCGCGCCGTGCTCGACGCCTCGGCCGAGTCGGGCGTGACGTTCTTCGACACCGCCGACGTCTACGGCGACGGCCGCAGCGAGGAGATCATCGGGTCCTACCTCGCGGACAACCCCGGCGCAGGCATCACGGTCGCGACCAAGATGGGCCGACGAGCCCCGCAGGAGCCCGCGAGCTACACGCTCGCGAACTTCCGCGAGTGGACGGACCGTTCGCGCCGCAACCTCCGCACCGACCGGCTCGACCTCGTCCAGCTCCACTGCCCGCCGTCGTCGGTCGTCGACGACGACGAGGTGTACGACGCGCTCGACACGCTCGTGGCCGAGGGGGCCGTCGCGGCCTACGGCGTGAGCGTCGAGACCGTCGACGAGGCGCTCGCGGCCATCGCGCGCCCCGGCGTCGCGACGGTCCAGATCATCCTCAACGCGTTCCGGCTCAAGCCCCTCGACGAGGTGCTCCCCGCGGCCTCCGAGGCAGGGGTGGGGATCATCGCCCGCGTCCCGCTGGCGTCGGGCCTGCTGTCCGGGAAGTACACGCGCGAGACGACGTTCGCCGAGAACGACCACCGGAGCTTCAACCGCGACGGCTCCGCGTTCGACGTCGGCGAGACCTTCTCCGGGGTCGACTTCGCGACCGGCCTCACCGCGGCGGGGGAGTTCACCGCGCTCGTGCACGACGTGCTCGGACCCGACGTGACCCCGGCCCAGGCCGCGATCGCCTGGATCTGGCAGCAGCCCGGTGTCTCGACCGTGATCCCGGGGGCCCGCAACGTCGACCAGGCCCGCGCCAACGCCGAGGCCGGCTCCGCGGAGGTGCTCGGCCCCCTCTTCGCGTCGGGCGTCCGGGAGATCTACGACCGCTACCTGCGCGAGCAGGTCCACGGCCGCTGGTAG
- a CDS encoding DUF4097 family beta strand repeat-containing protein, with the protein MTGGPAAEGPADRYCPHDTNQHDTNQHDTNQHHTQTTKENDMGTESWVIAAPQQIEVADVASLVVGLNNGAVEVVSDPSRESGATVDVTDVSPRPLRVTTHAGELKIAYDFDGVEGVVDRVRGLKDKDTATLRVVLPAHLPVKIATARAAATVSGTRAPVSVTTADGAVTVTDTVGPLSVKTVAGRVAVTTHDGDVKVGTASGRVEAEGALGRVTISTVTGDVVVEARETTPLVTAKTVSGDVTLRLSEGAGVNLKARAVTGKVVLDGAPVPSAQSRTTSVDHSEGTSGAYVSVSTVSGNLTVSRG; encoded by the coding sequence GTGACCGGCGGCCCCGCGGCGGAGGGCCCGGCCGACCGGTACTGCCCGCACGACACGAACCAGCACGACACGAACCAGCACGACACGAACCAGCACCACACGCAGACGACGAAGGAGAACGACATGGGAACCGAGTCCTGGGTCATCGCAGCACCGCAGCAGATCGAGGTCGCCGACGTGGCGTCGCTCGTCGTGGGCCTGAACAACGGGGCGGTCGAGGTCGTGAGCGACCCGAGCCGCGAGTCCGGCGCGACCGTCGACGTGACCGACGTGAGCCCCCGGCCCCTGCGGGTCACCACGCACGCGGGCGAGCTGAAGATCGCGTACGACTTCGACGGCGTCGAGGGCGTCGTGGACCGGGTGCGCGGACTGAAGGACAAGGACACCGCGACACTGCGGGTCGTGCTCCCGGCGCACCTGCCCGTCAAGATCGCGACCGCGCGTGCGGCGGCGACCGTCAGCGGGACGCGCGCCCCCGTGTCGGTCACGACTGCCGACGGGGCGGTCACCGTGACCGACACCGTGGGTCCGCTCTCGGTCAAGACCGTCGCGGGCCGCGTCGCCGTCACCACGCACGACGGGGACGTCAAGGTCGGCACCGCCTCGGGCCGCGTCGAGGCCGAGGGCGCGCTCGGACGGGTCACGATCAGCACGGTCACCGGGGACGTGGTCGTGGAGGCCCGCGAGACGACACCTCTCGTGACCGCTAAGACCGTCTCGGGCGACGTCACGCTGCGACTGAGCGAGGGCGCGGGGGTCAACCTCAAGGCGCGCGCGGTCACGGGCAAGGTCGTGCTCGACGGCGCCCCCGTCCCCAGCGCGCAGTCCCGCACCACGTCCGTGGACCACTCCGAGGGCACGAGCGGCGCCTACGTGTCGGTCAGCACGGTCTCGGGCAACCTCACGGTCTCGCGGGGCTGA